The Mycobacteriales bacterium genome segment AGTGGCTCCAGGCGGCGGGGTTGAGCACGACGGGGGTACGCGCGTCGGCGGCCTCGTGCAGCCAACCGACCAGCTGCGCCTCGTCGTCGGTCTGGCGCACCTCGACGTCGAGCCCGAGCTCCTTGCCGGCCTGCAGGCAGATCCCGGCGAGCTCGGGGTGGGTGGTGCTGCCGTAGATCTCCGGCTCGCGGCTGCCGAGCCGGCCCAGGTTGACGCCGTTGAGCACCAGCACCCTCACAGGTTGACCTCCGGGCCACGGTCCCTGCGGACCTGTTCGTATGCCGCGACGAGCAGCGTCGGGTCGGGGTCGTCCAAGATGCGCGGGGCGGCCAGCGCGTCGAGGACGACAAAGCGCAGCCGGTTGCCGCGGCTCTTCTTGTCGATGCGCATCGCGGCGTGCACCGCCGGCCAGTCGCCGGTGTAGCCGGTGGGCAGGCCGAGTGACTCCAGCACGCTGCGATGCCGCGCCGCCGTGGCGTCGTCCAACCGACCGGCCAGGCGCCCCAGCTCGGCGACGAAGGCCAAT includes the following:
- the aroQ gene encoding type II 3-dehydroquinate dehydratase, which gives rise to MRVLVLNGVNLGRLGSREPEIYGSTTHPELAGICLQAGKELGLDVEVRQTDDEAQLVGWLHEAADARTPVVLNPAAWSHYSYALRDACAQLTAPLVEVHLSQVHAREQFRHTSVISGVAAATITGLGVEGYRAALRFLALST